In Anas acuta chromosome 21, bAnaAcu1.1, whole genome shotgun sequence, one genomic interval encodes:
- the ATP5IF1 gene encoding ATPase inhibitor, mitochondrial, translated as MAAAVALRGGLRGALVAQQQRAWSSGSGADQLGELGKGAGKGGGGGGAIREAGGAFGKKQAAEEERYFREKEREQLAALRKHHEEEIDHHKKEIERLQKEIERHKYKIKKLKDDD; from the exons ATGGCGGCGGCAGTGGCGCTGCGGGGCGGCCTGCGCGGGGCTCTGGTGGCGCAGCAGCAGCGCGCCTGGAGCTCGGGCTCGGGCGCCGACCAG CTGGGCGAGCTGGGCAAAGGCGCCGGgaagggcggcggcggcggcggtgccaTCCGTGAGGCCGGCGGCGCCTTCGGCAAGaagcaggcggccgaggaggaGCGGTACTTCAG ggaaaaggagagggagcAGCTCGCTGCCTTGAGGAAGCACCATGAGGAAGAGATCGATCACCACAAGAAAGAGATAGAGCGACTGCAGAAAGAAATCGAGCGTCATAAGTATAAGATCAAGAAGCTTAAAGATGATGACTAA